The following are encoded together in the Plasmodium knowlesi strain H genome assembly, chromosome: 8 genome:
- a CDS encoding P-loop containing nucleoside triphosphate hydrolase, putative produces MRVFIHNVNTYTGSCLCETFSEVKNEKTEIYGTLVETSKGKNGIKYDYGKATKVVSKIPKDNILKHLVQCDLIIFDLNNTNVEELEYIIRKVKYEKLKKDTTLVLISSIMTWNKTKRKFLKQVDSFNSATGGETKEKKNPTEEPLSDGSIKHINVPEIFTEKDYMKRTPSRQYEQHKTIETLILSLNSKNKLNTYVVASGILYGNGENVFYPIFKNAWLSADNQIIDRGNNFIPLIHVKGLCQFLKELYSRQPARKYLIAVDNEHVTQKTIIKTIGNFISGNSTYLSVSPHNSFLFDHAEVMCVNLRFACSQLGEEGGERGEQIDRPKEKDKKVDEEENDDDNYDDEEEEEEDDKSDEDDEHKDVDKSDDQQGQEEPDMAEHADNTHSAKKKKKKKTTNQEGQENEKGFTFHCSDGFTKNISTLAKEFCQYRNLKQLKVLILGLPGVGKTFIAKRICHHYNLKFCSIPSLIEECKETGYDFPEYYKEYLNRVNEEHEGKKRKNGKANTTANAKASAMQTTKLTLPDLTFMFYKKLQSNECKFRGFVLDFFPRNYEEAEYFFGTHRGDWRTVNSTNEQEKEEGEGEVGGDSHGKGEDQVDQAEDANETDESVKVDETEDDNSSEKDENESDHEETPQGKNTPSNGQPNSTEVPPNGNSNQNPDGLTDRLTEEADNNSFFPEFVIILKSPEELCRSRMMNLPEEEIIKGHNDESGFERRHKKYVKENCRNDYFEFDQKKSIEDYFLERDIDVFNVHINEDSSLDDILTNIYIYIEKNLKFDNFLPSSEEMLKGKLQQQEKEHSLEKEKLATKENQLIAEEISKNDELIKVEKKRQELLLQHQQQYFHNQSIPLRFYLIKNILPILTDALIHICRTKPKNPCLHIAQYLLENAHKYNVEDDALEGLRSEGLRSEGLHSERLHSEESADHGG; encoded by the coding sequence atgagggTGTTCATCCACAACGTAAATACATACACAGGGAGTTGTTTGTGCGAAACATTTAGCGAGGTGAAGAACGAAAAGACGGAAATTTACGGAACGCTAGTAGAAAcaagcaaaggaaaaaatgggatcaAGTATGACTATGGAAAAGCTACAAAAGTCGTGTCCAAGATCCCCAAAGACAATATTTTGAAGCACTTAGTACAATGCGACTTAATCATCTTCGACCTGAACAATACGAACGTGGAGGAATTAGAATATATCATACGGAAAGTGAAGTATGAGAAGTTAAAGAAAGACACCACCTTGGTCCTCATCTCCTCCATAATGACTtggaacaaaacaaaaagaaaattcttgAAACAAGTAGACAGCTTCAACAGTGCAACAGGTGGAGaaacaaaagagaaaaagaacccAACGGAAGAGCCTCTCTCCGATGGAAGCATTAAACATATCAACGTTCCGGAAATCTTCACCGAAAAGGATTACATGAAGAGAACCCCTTCTAGACAATACGAACAACACAAAACCATTGAGACATTAATTTTATCGCTCAACTCAAAGAATAAGCTAAACACCTATGTAGTAGCATCAGGAATTCTGTACGGTAACGGAGAAAATGTGTTCTATcccattttcaaaaatgcaTGGCTAAGTGCAGACAATCAGATAATAGATAGAGGCAATAACTTTATTCCGCTCATTCACGTGAAAGGCCTGTGTCAGTTTCTGAAGGAGCTGTACTCGAGACAACCTGCAAGGAAGTATCTTATAGCTGTAGATAACGAACATGTAACGCAGAAGACAATAATTAAAACGATTGGTAACTTCATCTCTGGAAACTCCACCTACCTTAGCGTATCTCCTCAtaattcctttctctttGATCACGCGGAGGTTATGTGTGTCAATTTGAGGTTCGCCTGTTCGCAATTAGGTGAAGAGGGAGGTGAGCGCGGCGAACAGATCGATAGGCcgaaggaaaaggataagaaggtagatgaagaagaaaacgacGATGACAattatgatgatgaggaggaggaagaggaggatgacaaaagtgatgaggatgatgaacACAAAGATGTGGACAAATCAGACGACCAGCAAGGTCAGGAAGAACCAGATATGGCTGAACACGCTGACAATACACACTCcgcgaagaagaagaagaagaagaagacaacCAATCAGGAGGGAcaagaaaatgagaaaggaTTCACATTCCATTGTTCAGACGGATTTACCAAAAACATTTCCACCCTAGCCAAGGAGTTCTGTCAATACAGAAATCTGAAGCAACTAAAGGTTCTAATACTGGGTTTGCCGGGGGTTGGCAAAACATTCATTGCCAAAAGAATATGCCACCACTATAATTTGAAATTCTGTTCCATCCCCTCCCTCATCGAGGAGTGCAAGGAGACGGGGTACGACTTTCCGGAGTACTACAAGGAGTACTTGAATCGTGTAAATGAAGAacatgaggggaaaaagagaaaaaacggaaaggCTAATACAACGGCAAATGCAAAGGCAAGTGCAATGCAAACTACCAAGCTGACTCTACCAGACTTGACATTCATGTTTTACAAAAAGCTTCAAAGCAATGAGTGCAAATTTAGGGGGTTCGTTTTGGATTTCTTCCCTCGAAATTATGAAGAGGCGGAATACTTCTTTGGTACCCACAGAGGAGATTGGAGAACAGTTAACAGCACGAACGAacaggagaaggaggaaggggaGGGTGAAGTAGGCGGAGATAGCCATGGGAAGGGAGAAGATCAGGTCGACCAAGCGGAAGATGCGAACGAAACGGATGAATCGGTCAAAGTAGACGAAACGGAGGATGATAATTCGTCGGAGAAAGATGAGAATGAATCAGACCATGAGGAAACTCcccaaggaaaaaacacCCCATCCAATGGTCAACCGAACTCAACAGAGGTACCCCCAAATGGAAACTCAAATCAGAACCCCGATGGGTTGACCGACCGACTGACCGAGGAGGCAGACAataattctttctttccGGAATTCGTCATTATTCTGAAATCCCCTGAAGAGCTGTGCAGAAGCAGAATGATGAATCTGccagaggaagaaataataaaagggCACAACGACGAAAGTGGGTTCGAAagaaggcacaaaaaatatgtcaAAGAAAACTGCAGAAATGATTACTTTGAATTTGATCAAAAGAAATCTATCGAAGACTACTTCCTGGAGAGAGACATAGATGTATTCAACGTGCACATAAATGAAGATTCCTCATTAGATGATATTCtcacaaatatatacatctacataGAGAAAAATCTGAAGTTTGACAACTTCCTTCCATCTTCTGAAGAAATGTTGAAAGGAAAACTTCAACAACAGGAGAAAGAACATTCcctcgaaaaagaaaagctgGCTACCAAGGAAAATCAACTCATTGCGGAAGAGATaagcaaaaatgatgaattaATAAAAGTAGAGAAAAAGAGGCAGGAACTTCTACTGCAGCATCAGCAACAGTATTTTCATAACCAATCCATCCCGCTGAGGTTCTACTtgattaaaaatattcttcccattttaacAGATGCGTTAATACATATTTGTCGCACCAAGCCCAAGAACCCCTGTCTGCACATCGCGCAGTATTTGCTCGAAAATGCTCACAAGTACAACGTCGAGGATGATGCGCTCGAGGGGTTGCGTTCGGAGGGGCTGCGTTCGGAGGGGTTGCATTCGGAGAGGTTGCATTCGGAGGAGTCGGCCGATCACGGGGGTTGA
- a CDS encoding ubiquitin-conjugating enzyme E2, putative, with protein MSDVIVPRSFRLLDELERGQKGNVSEGVSFGLESADDITLSNWSCTIFGQPGTVFENRIYSLTIFCGDSYPDAPPTVKFDTKIEMSCVDATGRVIKNNLQILKNWNRNYTIETILIALRQEMLSSANKRLPQPNEGEMY; from the exons ATGAGCGAT GTAATTGTACCACGAAGCTTTCGCTTGCTGGATGAGTTGGAGCGGGGGCAGAAGGGAAACGTTAGCGAAGGAGTGTCTTTCGGTTTGGAAAGTGCTGATGACATTACTCTTTCGAATTGGTCTTGCACTATATTTGGGCAACCGGGAACTGTTTTCGAGAACAGGATTTATTCGCTAACGATATTTTGTGGCGACAGTTATCCCGACGCGCCCCCCACGGTGAAGTTTGACACAAAGATTGAGATGTCTTGCGTGGACGCCACTGGCCGG gtcattaaaaataatttgcagATTCTAAAAAACTGGAACAGGAATTACACCATCGAAACTATTTTAATAGCGCTGAGACAGGAAATGTTGTCCAGTGCGAACAAGAGGTTGCCGCAGCcgaatgaaggagaaatgtATTGA